Proteins encoded in a region of the Mesoflavibacter profundi genome:
- a CDS encoding ABC transporter ATP-binding protein, with product MIKAKNIHKYYNDLHVLKGVNVDIKKGEIVSIVGASGAGKTTLLQILGTLDFIDTNKDTQLIINDVNITSLSEKQLAKFRNNHIGFIFQFHQLLPEFTALENVCIPAFIKGTNKNETEKRAKELLDFLGLSHRYNHKPNELSGGEQQRVAVARALVNNPELIFADEPSGNLDSESAENLHNLFFKLRDQFGQTFVIVTHNEELANLADRKLTMVDGNII from the coding sequence ATGATAAAAGCAAAAAATATACATAAATATTACAACGATTTACATGTATTAAAAGGTGTTAATGTAGATATAAAAAAGGGTGAAATAGTCTCTATTGTTGGTGCATCTGGTGCAGGAAAAACAACCTTATTGCAAATACTTGGTACTTTAGATTTTATAGATACAAACAAGGATACACAGTTAATTATTAACGATGTAAACATAACATCTTTATCAGAAAAACAATTAGCTAAATTTAGAAACAACCATATTGGGTTTATTTTTCAATTTCATCAATTATTACCAGAATTTACTGCATTAGAAAACGTTTGTATTCCTGCTTTTATAAAAGGGACTAATAAAAATGAAACCGAAAAACGCGCAAAAGAATTATTAGACTTCTTAGGTTTATCACACAGATATAATCATAAACCTAACGAGCTTTCTGGCGGAGAACAACAACGCGTTGCTGTTGCAAGAGCATTAGTAAACAATCCAGAGTTAATCTTTGCAGACGAACCTTCTGGAAATTTAGATAGCGAAAGCGCAGAAAATCTTCATAATTTATTTTTTAAATTAAGAGATCAATTTGGTCAAACCTTTGTAATCGTGACACATAACGAAGAATTAGCCAATCTAGCCGATAGAAAACTAACCATGGTTGACGGAAATATTATTTAA
- a CDS encoding DUF5916 domain-containing protein: protein MKLLFTSLFSIFLLVFSYSQDKKTYTIKRTEIAPKIDGTLDDIAWKDAQIATNFTEFRPNLGDLPANDKKTKVMMTYDDSGIYVAAYCYDNPEDIMTQFTQRDNFGQSDFFGIIFNPNNDAQNNTEFFVFSSGTQADAVESPNNGEDFGWNAVWESSVKMQNDGWIVEVKIPYRALRFTQQDNPTWGIQFHRHFRKTREQMTWNPVDPTKGNIGLYHAELKGLKQLKPPTRLSFFPYASALVSTYDNETETDFAAGMDLKYGITENITLDATLIPDFSQAGFDNVILNLGPFEQQFSERRQFFTEGIDLFSKGNLFYSRRIGDRPSRFPDLDEDESVVEFPEKVQLLNAIKVSGRTKNGLGIGFFNAITEKTYVDIENNNNNTRREALVEPLANYNIMVLDQQFNKNSSVTLINTNVTRNGDFRDANVTGFLTNLVNKKNTVGVYTNAKMSTFNDVAFKENGYALEAGIGKISGKYRVSLDYNYADKNYDPNDLGILFRNNYSNFSADASYRIFEPTKRFNNMYIGTWFNYNRLANPSTYTGKNVGFNFNATNKKLHTFGINSNWNIGKQYDYFEPRNGFDSYFITKNYAQSNIWISSNYNNFFALDANVGYGRFFDDERSNFNNYWFGINPRFKFNDKFLLLLGLEYDNYTADRGFVNGQEIYDRIIFGQRDRLQIISSISGSYNFNPLNALTLSFRNYMSTVTYDNQMYVLNSNGYLNPSNVYTKNNINSDPNFSPDINFNTWNLDLSYTWQFAPGSQLTALYRNQIFNQNSNSEASYLETLEELFKEKQRNTFSLRMVYFIDYNDLKKVFKSKTI from the coding sequence ATGAAACTTTTATTCACTTCGCTATTTTCTATATTTCTTTTAGTCTTTTCTTATAGTCAAGATAAAAAAACATATACAATAAAAAGAACAGAAATTGCTCCCAAAATTGATGGTACATTAGATGATATTGCATGGAAAGATGCTCAAATTGCAACAAATTTTACCGAGTTTAGACCTAATTTAGGCGATTTACCAGCAAATGATAAGAAAACCAAAGTGATGATGACTTATGATGATTCTGGAATTTATGTTGCTGCATATTGTTACGACAATCCAGAAGATATCATGACACAATTTACACAACGCGATAATTTTGGACAATCAGATTTTTTTGGCATTATCTTTAATCCAAATAATGATGCACAAAACAACACCGAATTTTTTGTATTTAGCTCTGGTACGCAAGCAGATGCTGTAGAAAGCCCAAATAATGGTGAAGATTTTGGCTGGAATGCTGTTTGGGAAAGTAGTGTAAAAATGCAAAACGATGGTTGGATTGTAGAAGTTAAAATACCGTATAGAGCCTTACGTTTTACCCAACAAGACAATCCAACTTGGGGCATACAATTTCATAGACATTTTAGAAAAACTAGAGAGCAAATGACGTGGAATCCTGTAGATCCAACCAAAGGAAATATTGGATTATATCATGCCGAATTAAAAGGCTTAAAACAATTAAAACCACCAACACGTTTAAGTTTTTTCCCATATGCATCTGCATTAGTTAGTACATATGATAACGAAACCGAAACCGATTTTGCTGCAGGAATGGATTTAAAGTATGGTATTACCGAAAATATTACGTTAGACGCCACATTAATTCCAGATTTTAGCCAAGCTGGTTTTGATAATGTAATATTGAATCTTGGTCCTTTTGAACAACAGTTTTCTGAACGTCGTCAATTTTTTACAGAAGGTATAGATTTATTTAGTAAAGGTAATTTGTTTTATTCTAGACGAATTGGTGATAGACCAAGCAGATTTCCGGATTTAGATGAAGATGAATCTGTAGTAGAATTCCCTGAGAAAGTTCAGCTTCTTAATGCTATTAAAGTATCTGGACGTACAAAAAATGGACTTGGAATAGGTTTTTTTAATGCTATTACCGAAAAAACTTATGTAGATATAGAAAATAACAACAATAATACTAGACGCGAAGCACTTGTAGAACCATTAGCTAATTATAATATAATGGTATTGGATCAACAATTCAATAAAAATTCATCTGTGACTTTAATCAACACTAATGTGACTAGAAACGGTGATTTTAGAGACGCTAATGTCACAGGATTTTTAACCAATTTGGTAAACAAAAAAAATACAGTTGGCGTATATACTAATGCCAAGATGAGCACATTTAACGATGTTGCTTTTAAAGAAAATGGATACGCATTAGAAGCTGGTATTGGTAAAATTAGCGGAAAATACCGAGTGTCTTTAGATTATAATTATGCAGATAAAAATTACGATCCTAACGATCTTGGTATTTTATTTAGAAATAATTACAGTAATTTTAGTGCAGATGCAAGCTACCGTATTTTTGAACCTACAAAGCGCTTTAATAATATGTATATTGGGACTTGGTTTAATTACAACCGTTTAGCAAATCCAAGTACATATACAGGTAAAAACGTAGGTTTTAATTTTAATGCAACAAATAAAAAACTACATACATTTGGAATAAACTCTAATTGGAATATTGGCAAACAATACGACTATTTTGAACCAAGAAATGGGTTTGACAGCTATTTTATAACCAAAAATTATGCACAATCTAACATTTGGATTTCTAGTAATTACAACAACTTTTTTGCATTAGATGCAAATGTTGGTTACGGTAGGTTTTTTGATGACGAAAGATCTAATTTTAACAACTATTGGTTTGGTATAAATCCAAGATTTAAATTTAATGATAAGTTTTTATTGCTTTTAGGCTTAGAGTATGACAACTATACAGCAGATCGTGGTTTTGTAAATGGACAAGAAATTTATGATCGAATAATTTTTGGACAAAGAGATAGATTACAAATAATATCAAGCATCTCTGGAAGTTATAATTTTAATCCGCTTAACGCATTAACATTAAGTTTTAGAAATTATATGAGTACGGTTACCTACGACAACCAAATGTATGTACTTAATAGCAATGGTTACTTAAACCCATCTAATGTTTATACTAAAAATAATATTAATAGTGATCCTAATTTTTCTCCAGATATAAATTTTAATACATGGAATTTGGATTTAAGTTACACATGGCAATTTGCGCCTGGTAGCCAATTAACAGCTTTATATAGAAATCAAATTTTTAATCAAAATTCTAACTCAGAAGCCTCTTATTTAGAAACTTTAGAAGAATTATTTAAAGAAAAACAACGTAATACATTTTCTTTAAGAATGGTCTATTTTATAGATTACAACGACTTAAAAAAGGTTTTTAAAAGCAAAACCATATAA
- a CDS encoding sensor histidine kinase, translating into MQLNTIPKNEAERLLAVKSYKLDRHQNDVDFNNITELASSLTNIPASLISIVEEDEVWFKSAKGMQICTSDRNLSFCSYAVASDDDIYIVEDTKKDLRFINHPYTKNGKDSVVFYAGVCLVDKNDHKLGTLCVIDNKPNSLNEQQKDALKLLAKQVVKLIELNKSNVKLRQTKRKLTKKNKMLKGFASQVAHDMKMPLANMILTTDILRSKYKKDIDNQGLDYLKNIKSASLSLSNYINNLLSYYENSAMGKKSAEHFSFNQLLEEVIDILNIKVDCSINLPEKDYDIHTNRAALELILLNLITNSLKYNDKPETVIDIELDTSDAQYDFITVRDNGIGIAKEKQKQIFKLFSTVEETDRFGQKGHGIGLSTVKKLVSNLGGNINVNSKIGEGSSFKFSIKK; encoded by the coding sequence ATGCAGCTAAATACTATTCCTAAAAACGAAGCAGAACGACTTTTAGCTGTAAAAAGTTACAAGCTAGATAGGCATCAAAACGATGTTGATTTTAATAATATTACAGAGCTTGCGTCTTCTTTAACCAATATTCCTGCGTCTTTAATTTCAATAGTAGAAGAAGATGAAGTTTGGTTTAAATCTGCTAAAGGCATGCAAATTTGCACATCTGATAGAAATTTATCGTTTTGTAGTTATGCAGTAGCAAGTGATGACGATATCTATATTGTTGAAGACACTAAAAAAGATTTGCGTTTTATAAATCATCCTTACACTAAAAACGGAAAAGACTCAGTAGTTTTTTATGCTGGTGTTTGTCTTGTAGATAAAAACGATCATAAATTAGGAACCTTATGTGTTATAGACAACAAACCTAATAGCTTAAACGAGCAACAAAAAGACGCTTTAAAACTATTAGCTAAACAAGTTGTCAAATTAATCGAGTTAAATAAAAGTAATGTCAAATTAAGACAAACAAAACGAAAATTAACTAAGAAAAATAAAATGCTTAAAGGATTTGCATCTCAAGTTGCACATGATATGAAAATGCCTTTAGCAAACATGATTTTAACTACAGATATTTTAAGGTCTAAATACAAAAAAGATATAGATAATCAAGGATTAGACTATTTAAAAAATATAAAAAGTGCTTCTCTATCTTTAAGCAATTACATTAATAATTTATTAAGCTATTATGAAAATAGTGCAATGGGCAAGAAATCTGCAGAGCATTTTTCATTTAACCAACTATTAGAAGAAGTTATAGATATTTTAAATATTAAAGTAGATTGTTCTATAAATTTACCAGAAAAAGATTACGATATTCACACCAATCGTGCTGCGCTAGAGCTTATCTTATTAAATCTTATTACCAATAGTTTAAAATATAATGATAAGCCAGAAACTGTAATAGATATAGAATTAGATACCTCTGATGCTCAATACGATTTTATTACAGTAAGAGATAACGGTATTGGTATTGCTAAAGAAAAACAAAAGCAAATTTTTAAATTATTTTCTACTGTTGAAGAAACTGATAGATTTGGTCAAAAAGGACATGGAATTGGCTTATCTACTGTTAAAAAATTAGTCTCTAATTTAGGCGGAAATATAAACGTAAACTCTAAA